One window of the Rhipicephalus sanguineus isolate Rsan-2018 chromosome 4, BIME_Rsan_1.4, whole genome shotgun sequence genome contains the following:
- the LOC119390532 gene encoding uncharacterized protein LOC119390532 isoform X1 gives MGRSFSWKPENTEVDHAASFATTNGSAGVAKVGGCSFLGGNGCEKPKDKTLVKYGAGVGKSSKRRMAQPDGQLSWAMAVVCFLINMLSSGFGRCLGLFFNAIMSTFAVPRGEASLPLSVYGGFFNLSGLISGALIQAFGTRNTSIIGSTLTILGLSISVFATGPIFLAFSVGFLLGTGQGLILNSIVVCVSQYFEKRRGTALGLNMAGATVASLVFPNLYEFLIAEYGLRGTLLIIGGSLGNVLALSMLLNPPPWEKEAQESGPVTLETKGNCNGPYGTPATGRVSAVCDAAEEDKGKLYLEIEPSRLSSPQTRKATLVSVSNRGASTCRRGTIISVGDKTSVVGNRRGTIISLGDHARTSRRGTLVSDHPCALSSRRGTLTSSVGGESVSMAPDLNEIRARRGTMMSVAGSMVASNKMARGFTAAEAVSARRGTLVSLSNSCRLDCSSLRDDALKIELPAVQEEIPSSQSVLKNTLEVLKAPRFYFHAMSYVALPFFLDSFLTVMFDFAEDIGVPPSDSVHALTMFSATDTVGRLFVPFISDYGLISNCGLLTIAYFSLGLLQQLAPHIQGKAAFWGLSTFMGLPAGYLMVGAPEILSTEIGTKNLPIAYGFMTTLTALAGFARPPVIGFFRDNYGSYDGLFRLVGGMLTLSFLFTAGLWITGRKKLREREATAATPEAFVFVPEPMPTLKEEEADF, from the exons GAGAACACGGAAGTCGACCATGCGGCCAGCTTCGCCACAACGAATGGTAGCGCAGGAGTCGCAAAAGTTGGTGGTTGCAGTTTTCTTGGTGGCAACGGCTGCGAAAAACCGAAAGACAAGACGCTTGTCAAGTATGGAGCAGGCGTTGGCAAGAGCAGTAAGAGAAGGATGGCGCAGCCCGACGGTCAGCTCAGTTGGGCGATGGCCGTGGTCTGCTTCCTCATCAACATGCTCTCCTCAGGCTTTGGTCGTTGTCTCGGCCTCTTCTTCAACGCCATCATGTCCACGTTCGCGGTACCACGAGGAGAGGCTTCGCTTCCCCTGTCTGTCTATGGGGGTTTCTTCAACTTGAGCG GTCTCATATCCGGAGCCCTGATACAGGCCTTCGGAACGCGCAACACATCGATCATCGGAAGCACCCTTACCATACTTGGACTCTCCATCTCTGTATTCGCCACCGGACCAATCTTTCTTGCCTTTTCAGTGGGCTTCTTGCTCG GTACTGGCCAGGGCCTCATTCTCAACAGCATCGTGGTGTGCGTGAGCCAATATTTCGAGAAACGGCGAGGTACAGCGTTGGGCCTAAACATGGCCGGAGCAACCGTGGCTTCTCTTGTGTTCCCCAACCTGTACGAGTTTCTGATCGCCGAGTACGGCCTCCGGGGCACACTCCTCATAATTGGCGGCTCGCTGGGCAACGTCTTGGCCCTTTCCATGCTTCTAAACCCGCCTCCGTGGGAAAAGGAGGCCCAAGAGAGTGGCCCTGTCACTCTGGAAACGAAGGGAAATTGTAATGGTCCGTACGGAACCCCGGCGACTGGCCGAGTGTCTGCCGTGTGCGACGCTGCAGAGGAAGACAAGGGCAAGCTTTATCTCGAAATTGAGCCGTCACGCCTGTCGTCACCGCAAACCAGGAAAGCCACATTGGTAAGCGTATCGAATCGTGGAGCCAGCACTTGCAGGCGGGGAACCATCATCAGCGTCGGTGACAAAACGAGCGTGGTTGGGAACCGCAGGGGAACCATCATAAGCCTCGGCGACCATGCAAGGACGTCCCGACGCGGCACCCTCGTATCCGACCACCCTTGTGCCCTGTCGTCCAGGCGGGGAACACTCACGAGCAGCGTGGGCGGAGAATCGGTCTCCATGGCTCCGGACTTAAACGAGATTCGCGCACGCAGAGGCACCATGATGAGCGTAGCGGGATCGATGGTCGCGAGCAATAAAATGGCGCGGGGCTTCACTGCGGCCGAAGCCGTGTCCGCACGCAGGGGCACCTTGGTGAGCCTCAGCAATTCGTGCCGCCTCGATTGCTCGTCCTTGCGGGACGACGCGCTCAAGATTGAGCTTCCCGCAGTTCAAGAAGAGATCCCCAGCTCGCAGTCAGTGCTCAAGAACACCCTGGAGGTGCTCAAAGCCCCGCGCTTCTATTTCCATGCTATGAGCTACGTTGCGTTGCCCTTCTTCCTCGATTCGTTCCTGACTGTGATGTTTGACTTCGCCGAAGACATCGGTGTGCCCCCGTCTGATTCTGTGCACGCGCTGACGATGTTCTCAGCCACGGATACCGTAGGGCGATTGTTCGTCCCTTTTATAAGCGACTACGGCCTCATCTCAAACTGTGGTCTGCTCACCATCGCATACTTCTCTCTGGGACTACTACAGCAACTCGCGCCTCACATACAGGGAAAGGCAGCTTTCTGGGGATTGTCAACTTTCATGGGTCTCCCGGCTGGTTACCTCATGGTCGGAGCTCCAGAGATTTTATCAACCGAGATCGGTACGAAGAACCTGCCCATTGCTTACGGATTTATGACGACACTCACGGCTCTCGCAGGCTTCGCAAGACCGCCCGTTATCG GTTTCTTCCGCGACAACTACGGCAGCTACGATGGTCTGTTCCGGCTAGTTGGCGGCATGCTTACGCTCTCCTTCCTGTTCACGGCTGGTCTGTGGATTACCGGCCGCAAGAAACTCAGGGAGCGAGAGGCGACCGCCGCCACACCGGAGGCCTTTGTCTTCGTACCGGAGCCGATGCCGACGctcaaagaagaagaagcggaCTTCTGA
- the LOC119390532 gene encoding uncharacterized protein LOC119390532 isoform X2 yields the protein MGRSFSWKPENTEVDHAASFATTNGSAGVAKVGGCSFLGGNGCEKPKDKTLVKYGAGVGKSSKRRMAQPDGQLSWAMAVVCFLINMLSSGFGRCLGLFFNAIMSTFAVPRGEASLPLSVYGGFFNLSGTGQGLILNSIVVCVSQYFEKRRGTALGLNMAGATVASLVFPNLYEFLIAEYGLRGTLLIIGGSLGNVLALSMLLNPPPWEKEAQESGPVTLETKGNCNGPYGTPATGRVSAVCDAAEEDKGKLYLEIEPSRLSSPQTRKATLVSVSNRGASTCRRGTIISVGDKTSVVGNRRGTIISLGDHARTSRRGTLVSDHPCALSSRRGTLTSSVGGESVSMAPDLNEIRARRGTMMSVAGSMVASNKMARGFTAAEAVSARRGTLVSLSNSCRLDCSSLRDDALKIELPAVQEEIPSSQSVLKNTLEVLKAPRFYFHAMSYVALPFFLDSFLTVMFDFAEDIGVPPSDSVHALTMFSATDTVGRLFVPFISDYGLISNCGLLTIAYFSLGLLQQLAPHIQGKAAFWGLSTFMGLPAGYLMVGAPEILSTEIGTKNLPIAYGFMTTLTALAGFARPPVIGFFRDNYGSYDGLFRLVGGMLTLSFLFTAGLWITGRKKLREREATAATPEAFVFVPEPMPTLKEEEADF from the exons GAGAACACGGAAGTCGACCATGCGGCCAGCTTCGCCACAACGAATGGTAGCGCAGGAGTCGCAAAAGTTGGTGGTTGCAGTTTTCTTGGTGGCAACGGCTGCGAAAAACCGAAAGACAAGACGCTTGTCAAGTATGGAGCAGGCGTTGGCAAGAGCAGTAAGAGAAGGATGGCGCAGCCCGACGGTCAGCTCAGTTGGGCGATGGCCGTGGTCTGCTTCCTCATCAACATGCTCTCCTCAGGCTTTGGTCGTTGTCTCGGCCTCTTCTTCAACGCCATCATGTCCACGTTCGCGGTACCACGAGGAGAGGCTTCGCTTCCCCTGTCTGTCTATGGGGGTTTCTTCAACTTGAGCG GTACTGGCCAGGGCCTCATTCTCAACAGCATCGTGGTGTGCGTGAGCCAATATTTCGAGAAACGGCGAGGTACAGCGTTGGGCCTAAACATGGCCGGAGCAACCGTGGCTTCTCTTGTGTTCCCCAACCTGTACGAGTTTCTGATCGCCGAGTACGGCCTCCGGGGCACACTCCTCATAATTGGCGGCTCGCTGGGCAACGTCTTGGCCCTTTCCATGCTTCTAAACCCGCCTCCGTGGGAAAAGGAGGCCCAAGAGAGTGGCCCTGTCACTCTGGAAACGAAGGGAAATTGTAATGGTCCGTACGGAACCCCGGCGACTGGCCGAGTGTCTGCCGTGTGCGACGCTGCAGAGGAAGACAAGGGCAAGCTTTATCTCGAAATTGAGCCGTCACGCCTGTCGTCACCGCAAACCAGGAAAGCCACATTGGTAAGCGTATCGAATCGTGGAGCCAGCACTTGCAGGCGGGGAACCATCATCAGCGTCGGTGACAAAACGAGCGTGGTTGGGAACCGCAGGGGAACCATCATAAGCCTCGGCGACCATGCAAGGACGTCCCGACGCGGCACCCTCGTATCCGACCACCCTTGTGCCCTGTCGTCCAGGCGGGGAACACTCACGAGCAGCGTGGGCGGAGAATCGGTCTCCATGGCTCCGGACTTAAACGAGATTCGCGCACGCAGAGGCACCATGATGAGCGTAGCGGGATCGATGGTCGCGAGCAATAAAATGGCGCGGGGCTTCACTGCGGCCGAAGCCGTGTCCGCACGCAGGGGCACCTTGGTGAGCCTCAGCAATTCGTGCCGCCTCGATTGCTCGTCCTTGCGGGACGACGCGCTCAAGATTGAGCTTCCCGCAGTTCAAGAAGAGATCCCCAGCTCGCAGTCAGTGCTCAAGAACACCCTGGAGGTGCTCAAAGCCCCGCGCTTCTATTTCCATGCTATGAGCTACGTTGCGTTGCCCTTCTTCCTCGATTCGTTCCTGACTGTGATGTTTGACTTCGCCGAAGACATCGGTGTGCCCCCGTCTGATTCTGTGCACGCGCTGACGATGTTCTCAGCCACGGATACCGTAGGGCGATTGTTCGTCCCTTTTATAAGCGACTACGGCCTCATCTCAAACTGTGGTCTGCTCACCATCGCATACTTCTCTCTGGGACTACTACAGCAACTCGCGCCTCACATACAGGGAAAGGCAGCTTTCTGGGGATTGTCAACTTTCATGGGTCTCCCGGCTGGTTACCTCATGGTCGGAGCTCCAGAGATTTTATCAACCGAGATCGGTACGAAGAACCTGCCCATTGCTTACGGATTTATGACGACACTCACGGCTCTCGCAGGCTTCGCAAGACCGCCCGTTATCG GTTTCTTCCGCGACAACTACGGCAGCTACGATGGTCTGTTCCGGCTAGTTGGCGGCATGCTTACGCTCTCCTTCCTGTTCACGGCTGGTCTGTGGATTACCGGCCGCAAGAAACTCAGGGAGCGAGAGGCGACCGCCGCCACACCGGAGGCCTTTGTCTTCGTACCGGAGCCGATGCCGACGctcaaagaagaagaagcggaCTTCTGA
- the LOC119390532 gene encoding uncharacterized protein LOC119390532 isoform X3, producing MAQPDGQLSWAMAVVCFLINMLSSGFGRCLGLFFNAIMSTFAVPRGEASLPLSVYGGFFNLSGLISGALIQAFGTRNTSIIGSTLTILGLSISVFATGPIFLAFSVGFLLGTGQGLILNSIVVCVSQYFEKRRGTALGLNMAGATVASLVFPNLYEFLIAEYGLRGTLLIIGGSLGNVLALSMLLNPPPWEKEAQESGPVTLETKGNCNGPYGTPATGRVSAVCDAAEEDKGKLYLEIEPSRLSSPQTRKATLVSVSNRGASTCRRGTIISVGDKTSVVGNRRGTIISLGDHARTSRRGTLVSDHPCALSSRRGTLTSSVGGESVSMAPDLNEIRARRGTMMSVAGSMVASNKMARGFTAAEAVSARRGTLVSLSNSCRLDCSSLRDDALKIELPAVQEEIPSSQSVLKNTLEVLKAPRFYFHAMSYVALPFFLDSFLTVMFDFAEDIGVPPSDSVHALTMFSATDTVGRLFVPFISDYGLISNCGLLTIAYFSLGLLQQLAPHIQGKAAFWGLSTFMGLPAGYLMVGAPEILSTEIGTKNLPIAYGFMTTLTALAGFARPPVIGFFRDNYGSYDGLFRLVGGMLTLSFLFTAGLWITGRKKLREREATAATPEAFVFVPEPMPTLKEEEADF from the exons ATGGCGCAGCCCGACGGTCAGCTCAGTTGGGCGATGGCCGTGGTCTGCTTCCTCATCAACATGCTCTCCTCAGGCTTTGGTCGTTGTCTCGGCCTCTTCTTCAACGCCATCATGTCCACGTTCGCGGTACCACGAGGAGAGGCTTCGCTTCCCCTGTCTGTCTATGGGGGTTTCTTCAACTTGAGCG GTCTCATATCCGGAGCCCTGATACAGGCCTTCGGAACGCGCAACACATCGATCATCGGAAGCACCCTTACCATACTTGGACTCTCCATCTCTGTATTCGCCACCGGACCAATCTTTCTTGCCTTTTCAGTGGGCTTCTTGCTCG GTACTGGCCAGGGCCTCATTCTCAACAGCATCGTGGTGTGCGTGAGCCAATATTTCGAGAAACGGCGAGGTACAGCGTTGGGCCTAAACATGGCCGGAGCAACCGTGGCTTCTCTTGTGTTCCCCAACCTGTACGAGTTTCTGATCGCCGAGTACGGCCTCCGGGGCACACTCCTCATAATTGGCGGCTCGCTGGGCAACGTCTTGGCCCTTTCCATGCTTCTAAACCCGCCTCCGTGGGAAAAGGAGGCCCAAGAGAGTGGCCCTGTCACTCTGGAAACGAAGGGAAATTGTAATGGTCCGTACGGAACCCCGGCGACTGGCCGAGTGTCTGCCGTGTGCGACGCTGCAGAGGAAGACAAGGGCAAGCTTTATCTCGAAATTGAGCCGTCACGCCTGTCGTCACCGCAAACCAGGAAAGCCACATTGGTAAGCGTATCGAATCGTGGAGCCAGCACTTGCAGGCGGGGAACCATCATCAGCGTCGGTGACAAAACGAGCGTGGTTGGGAACCGCAGGGGAACCATCATAAGCCTCGGCGACCATGCAAGGACGTCCCGACGCGGCACCCTCGTATCCGACCACCCTTGTGCCCTGTCGTCCAGGCGGGGAACACTCACGAGCAGCGTGGGCGGAGAATCGGTCTCCATGGCTCCGGACTTAAACGAGATTCGCGCACGCAGAGGCACCATGATGAGCGTAGCGGGATCGATGGTCGCGAGCAATAAAATGGCGCGGGGCTTCACTGCGGCCGAAGCCGTGTCCGCACGCAGGGGCACCTTGGTGAGCCTCAGCAATTCGTGCCGCCTCGATTGCTCGTCCTTGCGGGACGACGCGCTCAAGATTGAGCTTCCCGCAGTTCAAGAAGAGATCCCCAGCTCGCAGTCAGTGCTCAAGAACACCCTGGAGGTGCTCAAAGCCCCGCGCTTCTATTTCCATGCTATGAGCTACGTTGCGTTGCCCTTCTTCCTCGATTCGTTCCTGACTGTGATGTTTGACTTCGCCGAAGACATCGGTGTGCCCCCGTCTGATTCTGTGCACGCGCTGACGATGTTCTCAGCCACGGATACCGTAGGGCGATTGTTCGTCCCTTTTATAAGCGACTACGGCCTCATCTCAAACTGTGGTCTGCTCACCATCGCATACTTCTCTCTGGGACTACTACAGCAACTCGCGCCTCACATACAGGGAAAGGCAGCTTTCTGGGGATTGTCAACTTTCATGGGTCTCCCGGCTGGTTACCTCATGGTCGGAGCTCCAGAGATTTTATCAACCGAGATCGGTACGAAGAACCTGCCCATTGCTTACGGATTTATGACGACACTCACGGCTCTCGCAGGCTTCGCAAGACCGCCCGTTATCG GTTTCTTCCGCGACAACTACGGCAGCTACGATGGTCTGTTCCGGCTAGTTGGCGGCATGCTTACGCTCTCCTTCCTGTTCACGGCTGGTCTGTGGATTACCGGCCGCAAGAAACTCAGGGAGCGAGAGGCGACCGCCGCCACACCGGAGGCCTTTGTCTTCGTACCGGAGCCGATGCCGACGctcaaagaagaagaagcggaCTTCTGA